A portion of the Melanotaenia boesemani isolate fMelBoe1 chromosome 2, fMelBoe1.pri, whole genome shotgun sequence genome contains these proteins:
- the foxred2 gene encoding FAD-dependent oxidoreductase domain-containing protein 2, which produces MEPSLLCFILFNLIGFIITSFNDRHHNGTHHYDYCVLGAGPAGLQMGYFLSKAGRNYVILERNSGPGSFFNKYPRHRKLISINKIHTGRRNREFNLRHDWNSLLSDKPDLLFKRVSSEFYPPADAFPIYLSMFVEELGLRVRYGVDIGRIRAVQSASGRSYILTDQHASDYKCSILLVATGLWVPQKVEFVGSDLVEGYESISTNPDEYEDQAVLILGKGNSAFETAQSILGRASRVHMLSSSPVRLAWQTHYVGDLRAVNNDLIDTYQLKSLDGLVEARLEKIVIARQKDKSMRRSGGQKKEKRGQLYLTLKKYMHKKNSSEVTREELPGHHIDNFPMRKPYDRVIRCLGFRFNFSIFDGSASLPNSENAKGRLPGLTAWYEGKNTPDLFVLGTASHSRDYRTSAGGFVHGFRYTARAVYHVLENRYHGNPWPSTRLLTTQLQSWILKRVGEASGPYQMFEVLGDVILLQGSHCEYIEEFLLQALPQFSSISGHKVSSQGLLVVVMQYGKKKIDYLGRGRAETDWTKAWQSNFLHPVFYFYDRLPTEEEMRIRPHGWPLPRPKAIHHMVEDFLTEWDGPLSHIQPLRRFLEHCVQSDLRAFYAESCFHLALTHRKPPLSCQQGYLNRQGIPHNSRLPQRVYEAGVMLTGKDDAGTSEADPALPKYLAPAGASMSSGLKLDI; this is translated from the exons ATGGAGCCGAGCCTTCTGTGTTTCATCCTTTTCAATCTGATTGGTTTTATCATAACCTCCTTCAATGACCGTCACCATAATGGTACCCATCACTATGATTACTGTGTGCTCGGAGCTGGCCCTGCAGGACTACAGATGGGGTATTTCCTCTCCAAGGCTGGAAGAAATTACGTCATCTTGGAGAGGAACTCAGGACCTGGCAGCTTCTTCAACAA GTATCCCAGGCACAGGAAGCTCATTAGCATTAACAAAATCCATACAGGAAGGCGAAATCGAGAGTTCAACCTGCGCCATGACTGGAACTCGCTGCTGAGTGATAAACCTGACCTCCTGTTCAAGAGAGTGAGCAGTGAGTTTTACCCGCCGGCAGATGCATTCCCGATCTACCTGTCCATGTTTGTGGAAGAACTCGGGCTGAGGGTTAGGTATGGCGTGGACATCGGAAGAATCAGGGCTGTGCAGTCAGCCTCAGGAAGGAGCTACATCCTCACTGACCAACATGCATCGGACTACAAGTGCAG CATCCTTCTGGTAGCCACAGGTTTGTGGGTTCCTCAGAAGGTGGAGTTTGTTGGTTCTGATCTAGTTGAGGGCTACGAGTCCATCTCCACTAACCCTGATGAGTACGAGGACCAAGCCGTGCTAATCCTGGGAAAGGGGAACTCTGCTTTTGAAACAGCCCAGAGCATCTTAGGAAGAGCGAGTCGGGTGCATATGCTAAGCTCCAGCCCCGTTCGACTAGCCTGGCAGACACATTATGTGGGAGATCTCAG AGCTGTTAATAATGACCTAATAGACACATACCAGCTTAAGTCCCTAGATGGACTGGTAGAAGCACGCCTGGAGAAAATAGTAATTGCTCGACAAAAGGATAAAAGCATGAGGCGATCAGGCGgacagaagaaagagaagagggggCAGTTGTAtctaactttaaaaaagtacatGCATAAGAAGAACAGCTCTGAGGTGACTCGTGAGGAACTTCCAGGGCACCACATTGACAACTTTCCCATGCGTAAACCCTACGACCGCGTGATTCGATGCCTCGGATTCCGGTTCAACTTCAGCATATTTGACGG CTCTGCCAGCCTACCAAACAGTGAAAATGCCAAAGGGAGGTTGCCAGGGCTGACCGCCTGGTATGAAGGGAAGAACACGCCTGACTTGTTTGTGTTGGGAACAGCTTCTCACTCCAGAGACTACCGCACATCTGCTGGTGGCTTCGTCCATGGGTTCCGTTACACAG ctcGAGCTGTATATCATGTACTTGAAAACCGTTACCATGGCAACCCATGGCCGTCAACTAGGCTATTGACAACACAGTTGCAATCTTGGATTCTCAAGCGGGTCGGCGAGGCCTCTGGTCCATACCAAATGTTTGAGGTGCTTGGAGATGTCATACTACTTCAAGG CTCTCATTGTGAGTACATTGAAGAGTTCCTGCTCCAAgctttgccccagttctcctCCATTTCTGGCCACAAAGTCTCCAGCCAGGGACTGCTAGTGGTTGTCATGCAGTATGGGAAAAAGAAGATAGACTACCTGGGGCGTGGTAGAGCAGAGACAGACTGGACTAAAGCTTGGCAATCTAACTTTCTGCATCCAGTTTTCTACTTCTATGACAGGCTCCCTACTG AGGAAGAAATGAGGATACGTCCCCATGGCTGGCCTTTGCCACGGCCCAAAGCAATTCATCACATGGTTGAGGACTTCCTCACTGAGTGGGACGGTCCTCTGTCTCATATCCAGCCACTGCGCCGCTTCCTGGAGCATTGTGTCCAGAGTGACCTCAGGGCTTTCTACGCAG AATCATGTTTCCACTTAGCCCTCACCCACCGTAAGCCTCCACTGTCTTGCCAGCAGGGGTACTTGAACCGACAGGGCATCCCTCACAACAGTCGGTTGCCGCAGCGTGTTTATGAAGCTGGAGTGATGCTGACTGGAAAAGATGATGCTGGCACATCTGAAGCTGATCCAGCATTACCCAAATATCTGGCACCAGCTGGAGCATCCATGTCTTCGGGACTGAAACTTGACATCTGA